Proteins from a genomic interval of Candidatus Binatia bacterium:
- a CDS encoding SDR family NAD(P)-dependent oxidoreductase, protein MARLEGKKAVVTGAASGIGRASVLRFAQEGASVLAVDVAEEGLRETVAMAQEAGGVAEAQVADGGSETDVAGIVEQCVAKFGRLDVFYANAGIGGPMKPFWEMTAEEWEPVVRVNLIGPFLAIKYASLAMRDTGGGSIICTASVAGLRSGAGPTPYSATKAGVINLVQTTASQLTGLGIRVNAICPGLIETGMTQPMFDMARAVGKGDRIGQLNPLQRAGEPVEMANVALFLASDEASYVNGQAYAADAGLSCSHPFVPGRMA, encoded by the coding sequence ATGGCAAGACTCGAGGGAAAGAAAGCGGTGGTAACCGGAGCGGCAAGCGGGATCGGTCGGGCGAGCGTCCTGCGGTTTGCGCAGGAGGGCGCCTCGGTTCTGGCGGTCGATGTCGCCGAGGAGGGTCTCCGGGAGACGGTAGCGATGGCGCAGGAGGCCGGCGGTGTGGCCGAGGCGCAGGTTGCCGATGGCGGCTCCGAGACCGACGTGGCCGGTATCGTCGAGCAATGTGTGGCGAAGTTCGGCCGCCTCGATGTCTTCTATGCGAATGCAGGCATCGGGGGCCCGATGAAGCCCTTCTGGGAGATGACGGCCGAGGAGTGGGAGCCCGTCGTGCGGGTCAATCTGATCGGCCCTTTTCTCGCGATCAAATACGCATCTCTCGCGATGCGCGACACCGGTGGTGGGTCGATTATTTGCACGGCATCGGTCGCCGGCTTGCGCTCGGGTGCAGGTCCGACTCCCTATAGCGCGACCAAGGCCGGCGTGATCAACCTGGTGCAGACCACAGCATCCCAACTCACCGGGCTCGGGATTCGGGTCAATGCGATCTGTCCGGGCCTGATCGAGACCGGCATGACCCAGCCGATGTTCGATATGGCTCGCGCGGTGGGCAAAGGCGACCGCATCGGTCAGCTCAACCCCTTGCAGCGAGCGGGAGAGCCCGTCGAGATGGCCAACGTCGCGCTATTCCTGGCCAGCGACGAGGCGAGCTACGTGAATGGCCAGGCCTATGCCGCGGATGCCGGGCTGTCCTGCTCGCATCCCTTCGTGCCGGGGCGTATGGCCTGA
- a CDS encoding acyltransferase family protein gives MASVTTGNPAGPRLRDRFAPVDPLAPRRQDYLDNLRVCLTMLVIMHHCAIAFGATGDWVFKIDPRGASLSVLAMTLFTGINQAFFMSLFFGISGYFTPAAFDRNGSTRFLRSRLVRLGVPLLAYFFLINPTVNWMALRFEGVTDTSYAFFMGTYGFRFFGLGVTWFLFALLLFAYGYAVMRRLREAPIPPQRPRPFPSHLAIFSFIFGLGVFTYFVRTWFPAGQVIPYVNLNVGEFPLYLAGWIVGIQSWRYGWIEMIDYSRMRVWVGVAVLAIVLMPPMIILGVDVTMNFDEFFGGWGPLAFLYSLWQTTVFVGVSLGLLYLFRVHLAGTGPLPRGLTRTAYAAYIVHPLFVVPLTELVVQFPTIPLIHFMLLFPLAICASFFAGALLCRLPVLKRIL, from the coding sequence ATGGCATCGGTCACCACAGGAAATCCGGCAGGTCCGCGTTTGCGCGATCGGTTCGCGCCGGTGGACCCGCTCGCACCGCGTCGGCAGGACTATCTCGACAACCTGAGAGTCTGCCTCACGATGCTGGTCATCATGCATCATTGTGCGATTGCCTTTGGCGCGACCGGGGATTGGGTGTTCAAGATTGATCCGCGCGGCGCGAGCCTGAGCGTCCTGGCCATGACTCTTTTCACGGGGATCAATCAGGCATTTTTCATGAGTCTCTTTTTCGGGATTTCGGGTTACTTCACCCCGGCCGCTTTTGATCGCAACGGGTCGACCCGATTTCTGCGCAGTCGGCTCGTGCGGCTCGGGGTTCCCCTTCTCGCATATTTCTTCCTGATCAACCCGACGGTGAATTGGATGGCCTTGCGCTTCGAAGGCGTCACCGACACTTCGTATGCCTTTTTCATGGGTACCTATGGCTTCCGATTCTTCGGGTTGGGAGTGACCTGGTTTCTGTTTGCCCTGCTGCTCTTTGCTTACGGGTACGCCGTGATGCGGCGCCTGCGGGAGGCACCGATTCCGCCGCAACGACCGCGCCCCTTCCCCTCACATCTCGCAATCTTCAGTTTTATTTTCGGGCTGGGCGTTTTCACTTACTTCGTGCGGACCTGGTTCCCGGCGGGGCAAGTCATCCCCTATGTCAATTTGAACGTCGGAGAATTCCCGCTCTATCTCGCTGGTTGGATCGTCGGCATCCAGAGCTGGCGGTATGGCTGGATCGAGATGATTGACTACAGCCGGATGCGGGTCTGGGTGGGCGTGGCGGTCCTGGCGATCGTGCTGATGCCGCCCATGATCATTCTGGGTGTCGATGTCACGATGAATTTCGACGAATTTTTTGGTGGATGGGGCCCTCTCGCCTTCCTCTACAGCCTCTGGCAAACTACCGTTTTTGTCGGGGTGTCTTTGGGGCTGCTCTATTTGTTTCGGGTGCATCTGGCGGGCACAGGTCCGCTCCCACGGGGTCTGACACGCACCGCCTACGCCGCCTATATTGTTCATCCGCTCTTCGTTGTGCCCTTGACCGAGTTGGTCGTGCAATTCCCGACAATTCCACTGATACATTTCATGCTGCTCTTCCCGCTGGCGATTTGTGCAAGCTTTTTCGCCGGGGCCTTGCTCTGCCGCTTGCCCGTCCTGAAGCGAATCCTCTAG
- a CDS encoding thioredoxin domain-containing protein, whose amino-acid sequence MPSEYIRRESPTAAKSFRILIGLVGLIGLTCMSSACAPGEPGQPEENPERQVNQADQARRLHWRVPQALPGASSFAPTTRAALTRALAAQPAGYEPRTHHLRKDGGPKYTNRLMTASSPYLLQHAHNPVSWYPWGPEAFAEAKASNRPVFLSVGYSTCHWCHVMEGESFEDEEIARILNERFVPIKVDREERPDIDAVHMDAVRMLSGGGGWPMTVVLTPEGEPFFGGTYFPARRGDRGSRAGLREILLELANRHESDPAGVAQEARKITADLQAQSRGRPPAAVPDTAALQRTAKQLQARHDADWGGFGSAPKFPRSSNIEFLLRHYRRTGDPDSLAAATRTLDKMAGGGIRDHVGGGFHRYSVDKRWLVPHFEKMLYDNALLAQTYLEAFQVTGKPLYRNVATEILDYIGREMTHIDGGFFSATDADSEVPGGHQEEGYFFTWTPEELGELLSPEDVRLIELHYGTTAGGNFEGRNIFHTSLSLESVAALTELTPEEVRTRLARAREVLYDHRQTRPAPLLDDKILAGWNGLMISALARGGRILQDPELTQRARDAAGFILDNLVNRGALGRSWRNGQIGGVAVLDDYAYLIFGLLDLFETTGEPRWLTAAVEIQAVQDQKFLDPAGGYYFTASDSESLLTRKKPSYDGARPSGNSVTIQNLLRLATILTEDAYREEAERSLAAFSVTLNRGGAGSPRMLAALDFRLDTPREILLIAPDREASTAAFDAVLAASFQPNAVQIRATEGANLDELAETVPLLRGKVARSGQVTAYVCENRVCELPTSSPEVFREQLGKVQPYS is encoded by the coding sequence ATGCCGTCTGAATACATCCGCCGGGAATCCCCGACCGCGGCGAAATCTTTTCGCATCCTCATCGGGCTTGTCGGGCTGATCGGCCTGACCTGCATGAGCAGTGCCTGTGCGCCCGGGGAGCCCGGGCAGCCCGAGGAGAATCCGGAGCGTCAGGTAAATCAGGCCGATCAGGCACGTCGCCTCCATTGGCGCGTCCCGCAGGCGCTTCCCGGGGCTTCCTCCTTCGCCCCCACAACACGAGCGGCTCTGACGCGCGCCCTTGCCGCACAACCAGCCGGCTATGAACCGCGCACGCATCATTTACGCAAGGATGGGGGCCCGAAATACACCAACCGTCTGATGACCGCGTCGAGCCCCTACCTGCTGCAGCACGCACATAATCCCGTGTCCTGGTATCCCTGGGGACCGGAAGCCTTCGCGGAGGCCAAGGCAAGCAATCGACCCGTATTTCTCTCGGTCGGATACTCAACCTGTCATTGGTGCCATGTCATGGAGGGCGAATCTTTCGAGGACGAGGAGATTGCCCGCATTCTCAACGAACGGTTTGTGCCCATCAAGGTCGACCGCGAAGAACGGCCTGATATCGATGCGGTGCATATGGATGCCGTCCGGATGCTCTCGGGCGGCGGGGGTTGGCCCATGACGGTGGTTTTGACGCCGGAGGGTGAACCATTTTTTGGCGGCACCTATTTCCCGGCGCGTCGCGGCGACCGCGGAAGTCGCGCCGGTCTGCGCGAAATCCTTCTGGAGCTGGCCAACCGCCATGAATCCGATCCGGCAGGTGTCGCGCAAGAAGCCCGAAAAATCACCGCCGACCTGCAAGCCCAGTCGCGCGGTCGACCGCCCGCCGCCGTCCCTGACACCGCGGCGCTGCAACGGACAGCCAAACAACTGCAAGCGCGTCACGATGCCGACTGGGGTGGCTTCGGCAGTGCACCCAAATTCCCGAGGTCTTCGAATATCGAGTTCTTGTTGCGTCATTATCGTCGCACCGGCGATCCGGACTCGCTGGCGGCCGCCACACGCACCCTCGACAAGATGGCCGGGGGCGGGATTCGAGACCATGTCGGCGGGGGCTTTCATCGCTACTCCGTCGACAAGCGCTGGCTGGTCCCTCATTTCGAGAAGATGCTCTATGACAACGCGCTTTTGGCCCAAACCTATCTCGAAGCATTTCAAGTGACGGGCAAACCCCTCTACCGCAACGTCGCCACCGAGATCCTCGACTATATCGGTCGCGAAATGACTCATATCGATGGTGGGTTCTTCTCGGCTACCGATGCCGACAGCGAGGTGCCCGGCGGGCATCAGGAAGAGGGATATTTCTTTACCTGGACGCCTGAAGAACTCGGCGAATTACTCTCGCCCGAGGACGTGCGCCTGATCGAGCTTCACTACGGCACCACCGCGGGAGGCAACTTCGAAGGCCGCAATATTTTCCATACATCCCTGTCACTCGAGAGCGTGGCTGCGCTGACCGAGTTGACGCCCGAAGAGGTGCGCACCCGTCTGGCTCGGGCCCGTGAGGTGCTCTACGACCATCGCCAGACACGGCCGGCTCCCCTGCTCGATGACAAGATTCTGGCGGGCTGGAACGGTTTGATGATCAGTGCGCTCGCGCGCGGAGGCCGCATCCTGCAAGACCCCGAGCTTACCCAACGTGCCCGCGACGCAGCAGGCTTCATCCTCGACAACCTCGTCAACCGCGGCGCGCTGGGACGCAGCTGGCGAAACGGACAGATCGGCGGTGTCGCCGTCCTCGACGATTACGCTTATCTGATCTTCGGTCTGCTCGACCTCTTCGAAACCACCGGCGAGCCACGCTGGCTGACGGCCGCTGTCGAAATACAGGCAGTCCAGGACCAAAAGTTCCTCGACCCGGCGGGCGGCTATTATTTCACCGCCTCGGATAGTGAATCGCTCCTCACGCGCAAGAAGCCAAGCTACGATGGCGCTCGCCCCTCGGGAAATTCCGTCACGATCCAAAACCTTCTGCGGCTGGCGACGATTCTCACCGAGGATGCCTACCGCGAAGAGGCCGAACGCAGCCTGGCGGCTTTTTCGGTGACACTGAATCGAGGAGGCGCAGGCTCGCCGCGCATGCTTGCCGCTCTCGACTTCCGACTCGATACCCCACGCGAGATCCTTCTGATTGCACCGGATCGGGAAGCGTCCACGGCCGCCTTCGACGCGGTTCTGGCCGCGAGTTTCCAACCGAATGCTGTGCAGATTCGGGCCACCGAGGGGGCAAACCTCGATGAGTTGGCCGAAACCGTCCCTCTTCTGCGAGGCAAAGTCGCTCGCTCGGGGCAGGTGACCGCCTACGTCTGCGAGAACCGCGTCTGCGAGCTTCCCACGTCGTCGCCCGAGGTCTTTCGGGAACAGCTCGGCAAAGTCCAGCCCTACTCCTGA
- a CDS encoding ATP-binding protein produces MTEAEKKSSAPAEQNSARISMDLAMQSLPLPLFGIDKEGRVAFMNRAAVETFGWKQSELVGRDAVTALAAPGLQENASRELRRAQDGESREQLGMLRRADGSLLKILFRLSPLCDENNWIHGVLAVVESQEGPLPETSLPETSLPEPILPDPVQITRQAKREKVLQDRVAAAEVSKILGASPFLDRLSEMVVAQMGDTSRLRGDFLATMSHELRTPLHAILGYAGLLQEGAFGELPPGCNEPLTRIERRAHELHDLITNTLSLSRLESEGEALHIEPVAVETFLGGLVRDAQRLRDSGESQISLEVAADLPVIETDVAKLKVVVRNLINNAIKFTDKGEIRIVASQNVGGISIQVQDSGVGMTSEEISHLFNAYTQNDTGRARGGVGLGLFIVQELTKRLGGQVDAESKLGAGSTFRINLPVRPPLHESS; encoded by the coding sequence ATGACTGAAGCCGAGAAAAAATCGTCCGCGCCCGCCGAGCAGAATTCGGCCCGCATCTCGATGGACCTGGCGATGCAATCGCTCCCCCTTCCCCTCTTCGGGATCGACAAGGAAGGACGGGTCGCGTTCATGAACCGGGCCGCGGTAGAGACCTTCGGATGGAAACAATCCGAACTGGTCGGCCGCGATGCCGTCACCGCGCTTGCGGCACCCGGACTTCAGGAAAATGCCAGTCGCGAACTCCGCCGCGCACAGGACGGTGAATCTCGCGAACAACTGGGCATGCTGCGTCGCGCGGATGGCAGTCTTCTCAAGATCCTGTTTCGCCTGAGCCCGCTCTGCGACGAAAACAACTGGATCCATGGCGTGCTGGCGGTCGTCGAGTCTCAGGAAGGGCCGCTCCCGGAAACCAGCCTCCCTGAAACCAGCCTCCCCGAGCCGATCTTGCCTGATCCCGTTCAAATTACCCGTCAGGCCAAGCGAGAAAAAGTCCTGCAAGACCGGGTCGCGGCCGCCGAAGTCTCGAAGATTCTGGGGGCGTCGCCTTTCCTCGATCGACTATCGGAAATGGTCGTCGCACAGATGGGAGATACCAGTCGCTTGCGCGGGGACTTCCTCGCCACGATGTCTCACGAACTGCGCACCCCGCTTCATGCAATCCTCGGCTACGCCGGTTTGTTGCAGGAGGGGGCCTTTGGCGAACTCCCCCCGGGCTGCAATGAGCCGCTCACACGTATCGAACGGCGCGCCCATGAGCTGCACGATCTGATCACCAACACACTCAGCCTGAGCCGGCTGGAGAGCGAAGGTGAGGCCCTGCATATTGAACCGGTCGCGGTCGAAACCTTTCTCGGCGGTCTGGTCCGGGACGCCCAACGATTGCGCGACTCGGGCGAGTCGCAAATTTCGCTCGAGGTCGCCGCGGACCTGCCAGTCATCGAAACGGATGTCGCCAAACTCAAGGTCGTCGTCCGCAACCTGATCAACAATGCGATCAAATTCACCGACAAGGGCGAGATCAGGATCGTCGCCAGCCAGAACGTGGGCGGGATCTCCATCCAGGTCCAGGACAGCGGCGTCGGAATGACGTCGGAGGAAATCTCGCACCTCTTCAACGCCTATACGCAAAACGACACCGGTCGGGCGCGCGGTGGCGTGGGCCTCGGCCTCTTTATCGTGCAGGAACTGACCAAAAGACTTGGCGGGCAGGTCGATGCCGAGAGCAAACTCGGTGCCGGCAGTACCTTCCGCATCAACTTGCCGGTCCGACCGCCTCTTCACGAAAGCAGTTGA
- a CDS encoding MFS transporter, giving the protein MTGNPSSAKRKMAWIAGFYFAEGLPFGIVVDNLPVYFRVHGVSLAAIGLLSLLGLPWTLKVLWAPLVDRFGERRHWITGALVSMGAILLVLPWLDPSSPGFWIWSLLLLFTVASATQDVAIDAWTIGIVSPGEEGMANGIRVSAYRVALILAGGGLVVLAGQFGWAVVFPLASAIFFLLALGAWRSPRPEIAPRETTRGWYAPLLAWVRRPGALAVVAFILLYKLGDAAMGPMVKPFWLDRGLTLEEIGVVSTGFGVGASVAGALAGGWLTSRYGILRGLIFLGALQAFSNLGYAAVALGDGGRLSIYAASLFESFTGGLGTAAFLAFLMHICDPEEAATEYALLSALFGLTRTLAGSISGFSAAFLGYGPFFVLTFVLSFPAYLLFPRVRRWIHDAPLD; this is encoded by the coding sequence GTGACGGGAAATCCATCAAGTGCCAAGCGCAAAATGGCGTGGATTGCCGGCTTCTACTTTGCCGAGGGTTTGCCCTTCGGCATCGTGGTCGACAATCTGCCGGTCTATTTTCGCGTGCACGGGGTATCGCTCGCGGCCATCGGGCTGCTCAGCCTGCTCGGATTGCCGTGGACGCTGAAAGTGCTCTGGGCTCCGTTGGTCGATCGCTTTGGCGAGCGTCGGCATTGGATCACCGGTGCCCTGGTCTCGATGGGGGCGATTCTTCTGGTGCTCCCGTGGTTGGATCCGAGCAGTCCCGGTTTCTGGATATGGTCGCTTCTGTTGCTCTTTACGGTCGCGTCGGCGACGCAGGATGTCGCGATCGACGCCTGGACCATCGGAATCGTCTCCCCGGGCGAGGAGGGGATGGCCAACGGGATTCGAGTATCGGCATACCGCGTCGCCTTGATTCTGGCCGGTGGGGGCTTGGTGGTTCTGGCCGGGCAATTCGGATGGGCGGTCGTATTTCCCCTCGCATCGGCCATATTTTTTCTGCTGGCGCTGGGAGCGTGGCGGAGTCCGCGGCCGGAGATCGCGCCCCGAGAGACGACGCGCGGTTGGTATGCGCCGCTGCTGGCATGGGTGCGCCGGCCGGGCGCGCTCGCGGTGGTCGCCTTTATCCTTCTCTACAAATTGGGCGATGCGGCGATGGGGCCGATGGTCAAGCCGTTCTGGCTGGATCGAGGTCTGACTCTCGAGGAGATCGGCGTGGTCTCGACCGGATTTGGCGTCGGTGCGAGTGTGGCCGGGGCTCTGGCGGGCGGTTGGCTGACCTCACGCTACGGTATCCTCCGCGGGCTGATCTTTCTCGGGGCGCTGCAGGCATTCTCCAATTTGGGATACGCCGCGGTAGCCCTCGGGGACGGGGGCCGCCTGAGTATTTACGCCGCATCACTTTTCGAGAGTTTCACCGGGGGGCTGGGAACTGCGGCATTCCTCGCCTTTTTAATGCATATTTGTGATCCGGAGGAGGCCGCGACAGAATATGCGCTGCTGAGTGCCCTCTTTGGTCTGACGCGGACTCTCGCCGGAAGTATCAGCGGTTTTTCGGCGGCGTTTCTCGGATATGGGCCTTTCTTCGTGCTGACCTTTGTTTTGTCCTTTCCGGCATATCTTCTCTTTCCGCGGGTGCGCCGCTGGATTCATGACGCGCCTCTTGATTAG
- a CDS encoding J domain-containing protein yields MAKADLYATLGVERDADDDAIRKAFRKLARKYHPDVNQNDPEKADKFKEISFANEVLSDQAKRKTYDEFGVAGLDPNFKPDQARAQQRWGGGHPGAGGPAGGPGGFSNFGGDFDLDDLLGRLSGRGGGGFGGFGFGRQGPTRGSDAEGNVTIDFLDAVRGGKVGLQLQGMGELQVTIPPGADQGTKIRLRAKGSPGANGGPPGDLYLKLKVRPHAFFRREGDHLHVDLPVALHELIQGAEVITPTPDGPVTLKIPKGSANGGKLRLPGKGATRRGTKERGHLYVHLQATLPPNGEALEAMAEELKGLYDGTNIRAKLEV; encoded by the coding sequence ATGGCCAAAGCAGACCTCTATGCGACCCTCGGGGTCGAGCGCGACGCCGATGATGACGCGATCCGCAAAGCCTTCCGCAAGCTGGCGCGGAAATACCACCCCGATGTGAACCAGAACGACCCGGAAAAGGCTGACAAGTTCAAGGAAATTTCCTTCGCGAATGAGGTTCTTTCCGACCAGGCCAAGCGCAAGACCTACGACGAATTCGGTGTCGCGGGACTCGACCCCAACTTCAAGCCAGATCAGGCTCGGGCGCAACAACGTTGGGGCGGTGGTCATCCCGGCGCCGGCGGCCCTGCAGGCGGACCCGGTGGTTTCTCCAATTTCGGCGGCGATTTCGATCTCGACGACCTCCTCGGACGGCTCTCCGGACGGGGCGGTGGTGGCTTCGGTGGTTTCGGTTTCGGTCGCCAGGGCCCGACGCGGGGCTCGGATGCCGAAGGCAATGTCACGATTGATTTTCTCGACGCCGTGCGCGGCGGCAAAGTCGGCTTGCAGCTGCAGGGCATGGGAGAGCTGCAGGTCACGATCCCGCCCGGAGCCGACCAGGGCACCAAGATTCGCCTGCGCGCCAAGGGCAGCCCGGGCGCCAACGGTGGTCCTCCCGGTGACCTTTATCTCAAGCTCAAGGTGCGACCGCACGCGTTCTTTCGTCGCGAGGGCGACCATTTGCACGTCGACCTGCCCGTCGCTCTGCATGAACTGATCCAGGGTGCCGAGGTGATCACCCCCACCCCCGATGGACCGGTGACTCTGAAAATCCCCAAAGGCTCGGCCAACGGCGGCAAACTGCGACTCCCCGGCAAGGGCGCCACCCGCCGCGGCACCAAGGAGCGTGGCCATCTCTATGTCCACCTCCAGGCAACGCTTCCACCCAACGGAGAAGCGCTCGAGGCGATGGCCGAGGAGCTCAAAGGCCTCTACGACGGCACGAATATCCGGGCGAAGCTGGAGGTCTGA
- a CDS encoding inorganic pyrophosphatase, which produces MPYLYRRHPWHGIPIGDEAPERITAFIEIVPTDTVKYELDKRTGFLKVDRPQKFSNVYPSLYGFIPQTYCGDETGAYCASRTGRDRVEGDGDPLDICVLSERDISHGDILCQAIPIGGLRMIDGKEADDKIIAVLEGDAVYGHWLDIEESPHELVERLQHYFLTYKQVPGEGEAEVEITDVYGREEAHEVIRRSQRDYENSYGHIKAAKARLARL; this is translated from the coding sequence CTGCCTTATCTCTACCGGCGGCATCCGTGGCACGGGATTCCCATCGGAGACGAGGCGCCCGAGCGGATTACGGCGTTTATCGAGATCGTTCCGACAGATACGGTGAAATACGAGCTCGACAAGCGGACGGGATTCCTGAAGGTGGATCGGCCGCAGAAGTTCTCCAACGTATATCCGAGCCTCTACGGCTTTATTCCGCAGACATATTGCGGCGATGAAACTGGCGCCTATTGCGCCAGCCGGACCGGGCGCGACCGCGTCGAAGGGGATGGCGATCCTCTCGATATCTGCGTCTTGAGCGAGCGTGATATTTCGCATGGCGATATACTTTGTCAGGCAATTCCGATCGGCGGCCTTCGGATGATCGACGGCAAGGAAGCCGACGACAAGATCATCGCGGTCCTCGAGGGGGACGCGGTCTACGGCCACTGGCTCGATATCGAGGAGAGCCCGCACGAGTTGGTCGAGCGGCTGCAGCATTATTTTCTGACCTACAAGCAGGTGCCCGGGGAGGGCGAGGCGGAGGTCGAAATCACCGACGTCTACGGTCGCGAGGAAGCGCACGAGGTGATCCGTCGCAGCCAGAGGGACTACGAAAATAGCTACGGGCATATCAAGGCGGCCAAGGCCCGCCTCGCGCGCCTCTAG